One stretch of Pararhizobium qamdonense DNA includes these proteins:
- the rplO gene encoding 50S ribosomal protein L15, whose product MKLNEIKDNEGSTKNRKRLGRGIGSGSGKTAGRGVKGQKARSGVAINGFEGGQMPIYRRLPKRGFNNIFRSDFVVVSLGRIQTAIDAKKLDVSKAIDAAALTAAGVIRRAKDGVRVLADGELTAKVTIEVAGASKPAIEKIEKAGGSIKLLSGAAE is encoded by the coding sequence ATGAAACTGAATGAAATCAAAGACAACGAAGGTTCGACCAAGAACCGCAAGCGTCTCGGCCGTGGTATCGGTTCCGGATCCGGCAAGACTGCCGGCCGCGGTGTCAAGGGTCAGAAGGCCCGTTCCGGCGTCGCCATCAATGGCTTCGAAGGCGGCCAGATGCCAATCTACCGCCGTCTGCCAAAGCGCGGCTTCAACAACATCTTCCGTTCGGATTTTGTTGTCGTGTCGCTCGGTCGCATCCAGACTGCCATCGACGCCAAGAAGCTTGATGTTTCCAAGGCCATCGATGCTGCTGCTCTGACAGCTGCCGGCGTGATCCGCCGCGCCAAGGATGGCGTCCGCGTTCTCGCCGACGGTGAACTGACGGCAAAGGTAACGATCGAAGTTGCCGGCGCTTCCAAGCCTGCGATCGAAAAGATCGAAAAGGCTGGCGGTTCGATCAAGCTGCTTTCGGGCGCTGCTGAATAA
- the rpmD gene encoding 50S ribosomal protein L30 — protein MAKKEVAKKTVAVEQIGSPIRRPAVQRATLIGLGLNKMHRVSVLEDTPSVRGMIRAVQHLVRVVDEK, from the coding sequence ATGGCTAAGAAAGAAGTTGCAAAGAAGACGGTTGCGGTCGAACAGATCGGCAGCCCCATTCGCCGCCCAGCCGTACAGCGTGCAACGCTGATCGGTCTCGGTCTCAACAAGATGCACCGGGTCAGCGTTCTGGAAGACACTCCTTCCGTTCGCGGCATGATCCGGGCCGTCCAGCACCTCGTTCGCGTCGTCGACGAGAAGTGA
- the rpsE gene encoding 30S ribosomal protein S5, whose amino-acid sequence MAQEKRGSRDDRQNREERDSEFVDKLVAINRVAKVVKGGRRFGFAALVVVGDQKGRVGFGHGKAREVPEAIRKATEAAKRELIFVPLRSGRTLHHDVHGRHGAGKVLLRAAKAGTGIIAGGPMRAVFETLGMHDVVAKSTGSSNPYNMIRATFDALKSQMHPKDIAAQRGMKYATLQSRRVSAGVASEE is encoded by the coding sequence ATGGCACAAGAAAAAAGAGGTTCTCGCGACGATCGCCAGAACCGCGAGGAGCGCGACAGCGAATTCGTTGACAAGCTCGTAGCAATCAACCGCGTCGCAAAAGTCGTCAAGGGCGGCCGCCGTTTCGGCTTTGCTGCGCTCGTCGTCGTCGGCGACCAGAAGGGCCGCGTTGGCTTCGGCCATGGCAAGGCACGTGAAGTGCCGGAAGCCATCCGCAAGGCCACCGAAGCTGCCAAGCGCGAACTGATCTTCGTTCCGCTGCGCTCGGGCCGCACGCTTCATCACGACGTTCATGGCCGTCACGGCGCAGGCAAGGTTCTGCTGCGTGCCGCCAAGGCCGGTACCGGTATCATCGCCGGTGGCCCGATGCGCGCCGTTTTCGAAACGCTCGGCATGCACGACGTTGTTGCGAAGTCGACTGGTTCTTCCAACCCGTACAACATGATTCGCGCCACGTTCGACGCCCTGAAGAGCCAGATGCACCCGAAGGATATCGCAGCTCAGCGCGGCATGAAATATGCCACTCTGCAGAGCCGCCGCGTATCCGCCGGCGTTGCTTCCGAAGAATAA